One region of Cryptococcus deuterogattii R265 chromosome 14, complete sequence genomic DNA includes:
- a CDS encoding CAMK protein kinase has product MSQTPSQQPPYSDDAFEPTQLSQAAYSQTQNTQAFISSQVEPRRKYWAIFISTHSDRGILKVPWSKPYIQLGRGPSTLGNDVILPEKRVSNKHCRFTLGMQGAKNLELSNDTIRAWKEGEGEPEVWVEDLKSSNGTFVNGARINTRRLLRHGDEISLGHAGTLDYHDVRYIYRSVGGKRLKNGQASSSSGDLEPVGQVYEKYQLLDRLGKGTFAEVHKAVDVETGNMRAIKQIVKHRFAGNDKTLQLFHREINITRSLEHENICRLIDWYEDPQHICLVLEYVDGGDLLDYIMNWPDEQGGLPEQHAAELTVQICRAMAYTHSKGITHRDLKPENILLTKEHEGTRIVKIADFGLAKMIHTNTMLVSMVGTPQYLAPEIVMQTDQRPGYENVVDSWSVGIIVYSMMTKALPFDEDSRLPVEQRIRARFTQPPDISLLEQRNVSRQAIDFVLRLLDKDPAKRMTMSQALDHDWLSEPSSQPMESQRVGLGGDSMWSIQSFDSIQPDLFGYGPESTANWQRPATVSGTRLESGVEGSDDFSQPLTKLHLNTPEGGDIPSKKASSKQTTTAGAVGLNTPESPLSPLVAGSHVHIVSPSAPTSASPTSLSKPKRKLGHEKGGHSIDSEDEGSESMIDRTDNAAVNESMDVSGEKEPAVVETAAVVESVKKDGKDGVVSGRRPRKSMRL; this is encoded by the exons ATCCTAAAGGTACCCTGGTCCAAGCCCTATATTCAGCTAGGAAGAGGACCGTCTACTCTTGGGAATGATGTTATACTTCCCGAAAAGAGAGTCTCCAACAAACATTGTCGCTTTACTCTCGGGATGCAAGGTGCGAAGAATTTGGAACTGTCTAATGACACCATCAGGGcatggaaagaaggagagggtgagCCGGAAGTATGGGTTGAGGATTTGAAGAGCAGTAACGGAACGTTT GTCAATGGTGCTCGTATCAACACCAGGCGCCTTTTACGGCATGGCGATGAGATATCACTGGGTCATGCGGGTACGCTTGACTACCACGATGTTAGATATATATATCGCTCTGTTGGGGGCAAGAGATTAAAGAACGGGCAAGCCTCAAGCAGTAGTGGCGACCTCGAGCCTGTAGGTCAGGTCTACGAAAAGTATCAGTTGCTCGATCG CTTGGGCAAAGGGACATTTGCCGAAGTTCACAAAGCTGTCGATGTTGAAACGGGGAATATGCGTGCCATCAAA CAAATTGTCAAACATCGCTTTGCTGGCAATGACAAAACCCTCCAGCTATTTCACCGAGAAATCAATATCACTAGAAGCCTGGAGCAC GAAAATATATGTCGGCTGATTGATTGGTATGAAGATCCTCAACATATCTGTCTCGTTCTGGAGTATGTAGATGGAGGGGATCTATTGGATTATATCATGAACTGGCCAGACGAGCAAGGCGGTCTCC CTGAACAACATGCTGCTGAACTCACAGTGCAGATCTGCCGTGCAATGGCCTACACG CATTCAAAAGGCATTACTCATAGAGACTTGAAGCCAGAG AATATCCTTTTGACAAAAGAACATGAAGGCACCCGAATCGTCAAAATTGCAGATTTTGGCTTGGCTAAAATGA TCCACACCAACACGATGCTTGTGTCCATGGTCGGAACGCCGCAGTATTTGGCTCCTGAGATTGTCATGCAAACGGATCAGCGGCCAGGATACGAAAACGTAGTGGACTCGTGGTCTGTGGGCATAATAGTTTACAG caTGATGACCAAGGCTTTACCCTTTGATGAGGATAGCAGACTTCCTGTAGAG CAACGGATTCGAGCCCGCTTTACTCAACCACCTGATATATCCCTGTTGGAGCAGCGAAACGTTAGCCGGCAAG CAATCGATTTCGTCTTGAGGCTGTTGGACAAAGACCCCGCGAAGCGCATGACCATGTCCCAAGCGTTGGATCACGACTGGCTTTCCGAACCCTCTTCCCAGCCGATGGAATCGCAACGGGTCGGTCTCGGCGGTGATTCCATGTGGTCCATCCAATCGTTTGACTCTATCCAACCCGACTTGTTTGGCTATGGTCCTGAAAGTACTGCAAACTGGCAGAGGCCCGCCACGGTCTCTGGCACAAGGTTGGAAAGCGGTGTGGAGGGATCAGATGATTTCTCCCAACCACTGACGAAATTGCATCTCAATACCCCGGAAGGAGGGGATATACCCTCTAAAAAGGCAAGCAGTAAACAAACCACCACGGCCGGCGCAGTAGGTCTAAATACCCCAGAatcacctctttctcccttgGTTGCCGGTAGCCATGTCCACATTGTTTCGCCATCTGCGCCTACCTCGGCATCACCGACATCCCTTTCAAAACCAAAACGCAAGCTGGGGCATGAAAAGGGAGGTCATAGCATCGActcggaagatgaaggttCAGAGAGTATGATCGACAGGACGGATAATGCCGCAGTGAATGAGAGCATGGACGTATCCGGTGAAAAGGAGCCGGCGGTGGTCGAGACGGCGGCGGTGGTCGAGAGTgtaaagaaagatggaaaggacgGTGTCGTATCGGGCAGACGACCTCGAAAATCTATGCGCCTTtaa